One Diabrotica undecimpunctata isolate CICGRU unplaced genomic scaffold, icDiaUnde3 ctg00000593.1, whole genome shotgun sequence genomic window carries:
- the LOC140431197 gene encoding uncharacterized protein: MFPYTHFYNENAFECSDFSSGSDDIITCDPDPYVKLTNQPTHIGESSRYQFKNQAQYTPETDSEEYRCCDYKKKQLTKGKFGLAYVIETPKKKITTPTGWQVEFEDTPSKIMQHCDKMERWVNCPPLGDYSSRECPDTCAEYIKGSLKQNKNRYGDDKLLQGYSRNNIYNDDEFCTICDRCREIDTMYDTPKMAYYKKSNKTANKIRKSNGQIPQTCITCHNLPLDRQHQDLLGYNVRPNIYDDADSYRVKDNYTDNRYYNEATCSKNFCNQYNRRTPTNKVVNSVKIDLSCADHLRRGDDLDYVPKKDQIKHSVTNNQTQCNRSFEKQQCKNVYQGGCKQPNHSVTNNQTQCERSIEEQQCKNGCLGGCKQPINIITICDKRVDKEKDTDTKTVLHSVETNTFVDLRYHDKETEKEVKPLCVDKAAQGMSDSNVLYSKEKLVSSPIKKLNTPDVSTGIIPELKKRFKEQNEQVENRKEELKPHDITNLIYERLEEELDSRKQKENPPTEIEPNKDKTDEFKILNYKKLTKKEIFTDDLTPLQKIKLALKIQKREILESKLAQNMPRAPENTAILAEERVIKIVEPLNQ, from the exons atgtttCCCTATACACATTTTTATAACGAAAATGCTTTTGAATGTTCTGATTTTAGTAGCGGATCAGATGATATAATTACCTGCGATCCAGATCCATATGTAAAGTTAACAAATCAGCCTACACATATTGGAGAATCCTCTCGATATCAGTTTAAAAATCAAGCTCAATATACACCAGAAACTGATTCGGAGGAATACCGATGCTGCGATTATAAGAAGAAACAGTTAACGAAGGGAAAATTTGGTTTAGCTTACGTCATAGAAACTCCCAAAAAGAAAATTACCACACCTACTGGTTGGCAAGTGGAGTTTGAGGATACGCCTTCAAAAATAATGCAACATTGTGACAAAATGGAAAGATGGGTCAATTGTCCACCTTTAGGAGATTATTCCTCTCGCGAATGTCCAGACACGTGTGCTGAATATATAAAAGGATccctcaaacaaaacaaaaatagataTGGTGACGATAAATTACTTCAGGGCTATTctagaaataatatttataatgacGATGAGTTTTGTACGATATGTGATAGATGTAGGGAGATAGATACAATGTATGATACACCAAAGATGGCATATTATAAGAAATCGAATAAAACTgctaataaaataagaaagagTAACGGACAAATTCCTCAAACATGTATTACTTGTCACAATCTACCTTTAGACAGGCAGCATCAAGATCTCCTAGGCTATAATGTTAGGCCAAATATATATGATGATGCAGATAGTTACCGTGTTAAGGATAATTACACAGATAACAGATATTACAACGAAGCAACATGTTCCAAAAATTTCTGCAATCAGTATAACAGAAGAACTCCAACGAATAAGGTTGTCAACAGTGTTAAGATAGATTTAAGCTGCGCAGATCATCTTAGACGTGGCGATGACTTGGATTACGTacctaaaaaagatcaaataaaaCATTCTGTAACCAACAATCAAACTCAGTGTAACAGAAGTTTCGAGAAACAGCAATGTAAGAATGTGTATCAAGGGGGTTGTAAACAACCAAACCATTCTGTAACCAACAATCAAACTCAGTGTGAAAGAAGTATCGAGGAACAGCAATGTAAAAATGGATGTCTAGGGGGTTGTAAACAACCAATAAatataattacaatttgtgaTAAAAGAGTTGATAAAGAAAAGGATACAGATACCAAAACTGTCCTGCATTCTGTAGAAACTAACACCTTTGTAGACTTAAGATATCACGAcaaagaaactgaaaaagaaGTGAAGCCATTATGTGTCGACAAAGCAGCACAAGGTATGTCTGACAGCAATGTTTTATACAGCAAAGAAAAGTTGGTGAGTTCACCCATAAAGAAATTAAATACGCCAGATGTAAGCACTGGAATCATACCAGAATTAAAAAAGAGATTTAAAGAACAAAATGAACAAGTTGAAAACAGGAAAGAAGAACTGAAACCACATGACATTACAAATCTAATCTACGAAAGATTGGAAGAAGAGTTAGATAgtagaaaacaaaaagaaaatccA CCAACTGAAATAGAACCGAACAAAGACAAAacagacgaatttaaaattctaaattataaaaagttgacgaaaaaagaaatttttactGATGACCTGACacctttacaaaaaattaaacttgCACTGAAAATACAAAAGCGAGAAATCCTTGAATCAAAATTGGCTCAAAATATGCCAAGAGCACCTGAAAATACAGCTATTTTGGCAGAAGAACGGGTTATTAAAATTGTTGAGCCACTAAACCAGTAA